The following are from one region of the Plasmodium gaboni strain SY75 chromosome 12, whole genome shotgun sequence genome:
- a CDS encoding putative subpellicular microtubule protein 2 — MELSKYAGLSSERLDCLRNLDIRKKSIYNGSTFSCGNNIYEILHNYSDGKKENKSDEVCVAHEYKNSQRNIKFAGLESEIKNDINIRNRRVKNDMNYRNDNLKDILQNNMNEHNLNNSKYFLSDKGYVLTPKRCLARHVDDSEINKYFSTKYAVTDSSTGRTEIMVERKPGCSNIIVQNFSEFDAYGTYKKKDERINRRDSFVHTKMGIVPRDGSCLDNNKCKAQATFTHIHRRDNIAPDNYWLCPTIESDKKNKTRH; from the exons atggAACTTTCTAAATATGCTGGGTTGAGTTCAGAACGTTTGGATTGTTTAAGGAATTTGGATATCAGAAAGAAGTCTATTTATAACGGTTCAACATTTTCTTGtggtaataatatttatgaaatattacataattattctgatggaaaaaaagaaaataagaGTGATGAAGTTTGTGTAGCTcatgaatataaaaattctcaaaggaatataaaatttgCTGGTTTAGAATCTGAAATAAAgaatgatataaatataaggAATAGAAGGgtaaaaaatgatatgaATTATCGTAATGACAATTTAAAGGatattttacaaaataatatgaatgaacacaacttaaataattcaaaatattttctttctGACAAAGGTTATGTATTAACCCCAAAAAGATGTTTAGCGAGACATGTAGATGATAGtgaaattaataaatatttttctacGAAGTATGCTGTAACAGATTCATCTACTGGAAGGACAGAAATTATGGTAGAGAGAAAACCAGGGTGTTCCAATATTATTGTTCAGAATTTTTCTGAATTTGATGCTTATGGAACTTATAAAAAGAAGGATGAGAGGATAAACAGAAGGGACTCATTTGTCCACACTAAAATG GGTATAGTACCTAGGGATGGATCTTGTTTAGATAACAACAAATGCAAAGCCCAAGCTACCTTCACACATATTCACAGACGTGATAATATAGCTCCAGATAATTATTGGTTATGTCCTACAATTGAAAGTGATAAAAAGAACAAGACTAGACATTGA
- a CDS encoding ATP-dependent protease subunit ClpQ, whose amino-acid sequence MFIRNFANIIRSQKSITKTISRNYFSDNSKLIIPRHGTTILCVRKNNEVCLIGDGMVSQGTMIVKGNAKKIRRLKDNILMGFAGATADCFTLLDKFETKIDEYPNQLLRSCVELAKLWRTDRYLRHLEAVLIVADKDILLEVTGNGDVLEPSGNVLGTGSGGPYAMAAARALYDVENLSAKDIAYKAMNIAADMCCHTNNNFICETL is encoded by the exons ATGTTTATCAGAAACTTTGCAAATATAATTAGATCACAAAAATCAATAACCAAAACAATTTCa agaaattatttttctGATAACAGCAAGTTGATAATTCCTCGTCATGGAACTACCATATTATGTGTTAGGAAAAATAATGAAGTG TGTTTAATCGGAGATGGAATGGTTTCTCAAGGAACGATG ATAGTTAAAGGAAATGCAAAAAAGATAAGACGTTTAAAGGACAATATATTAATGGGTTTCGCAGGAGCTACAGCTGATTGTTTTACCTTGCTAGATAAATTTGAGACAAAGATTGATGAATATCCAa ATCAACTTTTAAGAAGTTGTGTTGAGTTAGCCAAACTTTGGAGAACTGATAGATATTTAAGACATTTAGAGGCTGTTTTAATAGTAGCTGATAAGGATATTTTGTTAGAAGTAACCGGTAATGGTGATGTTTTAGAACCATCAGGAAATGTTTTAGGAACAGGATCAGGAGGTCCATATGCTATGGCAGCTGCAAGAGCATTATATGATGTCGAAAATTTAAGTGCTAAAGATATAGCTTATAAAGCTATGAATATTGCTGCAGATATGTGTTGTCatactaataataattttatttgtgAAACATTGTAA
- a CDS encoding putative WD-repeat protein yields MEQNKIMLVYDNDDVLLVNLDNERCENKFEKSIKDDEKKICMLSNGNFLILNANKKMICQYIYNKSTAIYTKYVRAHLNVIKITTNERIIFGGDKIGNVYIWSAISGFLINTFQAHFGPIKDILIDQIVNVLYTYSDDNIVHAYNLHDLFRKKKIQPMLYYQHNINSNIKQIISITPNIYDTLYTLISLTNDGTIYVWGLKSKEAIHILKTQTEYCSYICSNYPFNTHLYVCKKNKIIRIPFLEFNKKNKKNKKNKKNNKNNKNNCEHSHNNNDDIKLKEYGDYVEIRKIKAEQIENNKYNGNKNDGDINNHNSDYNQTSDDNNTSDDNNTSDEEFNDSHHPNMNYLHLETNKIIKSQNVVTNEIFLNLKNFTTFIGHKSQVLKCYVDDKKQILISLATDGIKIWDIYNCYAIKTLKYGENIINFYIPTFKNVSYLIECPNLLLEYEDNTNIHIIDEVNEQTIQSNYKNILNHDENLLINMANIFASQNM; encoded by the coding sequence ATGGAGcagaataaaataatgttaGTCTATGATAACGATGATGTACTGTTAGTAAATTTAGATAATGAGCGATgtgaaaataaatttgaaaaatcaataaaagatgatgaaaagaaaatatgtATGCTTAGTAATGGaaattttcttatattaaatgcaaataaaaaaatgatatgtcaatatatatataacaaaagTACAGCTATATATACTAAATATGTGCGTGCTCATTTGAATGTTATTAAAATAACAACAAATGAAAGAATAATTTTTGGAGGTGATAAAATTGGgaatgtatatatatggtCTGCTATATCAGgatttttaataaatacTTTTCAAGCTCATTTTGGACCAATTAAAGATATTTTAATTGATCAGATAGtaaatgttttatatacatatagTGATGACAATATAGTGCATGCATATAATTTACATGACTTGTTcaggaaaaaaaaaatacagccaatgttatattatcaacataatataaattcaaatataaaacaaattataagtataactccaaatatatatgatacGTTATATACTTTAATATCTTTAACAAATGATGGAACTATATATGTATGGGGCTTAAAATCTAAAGAAGctatacatatattaaaaacaCAAACAGAatattgttcatatatttGTTCAAATTATCCATTCAATACACATTTATATGTGtgcaaaaaaaataaaattattcGTATCCCTTTTCTTGAATTTAATAAGAAGAATAAGAAGAATAAGAAgaataagaaaaataataaaaataataaaaataattgtGAACATTCgcataataataatgatgatataaaattaaaagaatatgGTGATTATGTTgaaataagaaaaataaaagcagaacaaattgaaaataataaatataatggtaataaaaatgatggTGACATAAATAATCACAACAGTGATTATAATCAAACAagtgatgataataatacaagtgatgataataatacaaGTGATGAAGAATTTAATGATAGTCATCACCCTAATATGAATTATCTCCATTTagaaacaaataaaattattaaatcaCAAAATGTTGTTACAAATGAAATCTTTttgaatttaaaaaattttacaACATTTATAGGTCATAAAAGTCAAGTATTAAAATGTTATGTTGATgataaaaaacaaatattgATATCTTTGGCAACAGATggaataaaaatatgggatatatataattgttatGCAATTAAAACTTTGAAATATGgtgaaaatattattaactTTTATATTCCTACATTCAAAAATGTTTCTTATTTAATCGAGTGCCCAAATCTACTTCTTGAATATGAAgataatacaaatatacACATTATTGATGAAGTGAACGAACAAACCATTCAGtcaaattataaaaatattttaaatcatgatgaaaatttattaattaatatggcaaatatatttgcatcacaaaatatgtaa
- a CDS encoding putative sun-family protein, translated as MNSTRLRHIENALNNFNFMSPLDIYMRLYFKSNNIKNKDKPYISEHVYNIIKNKTLLSYLSSPSSLYTNVIKTYFSSDKWKYEMNNEKIPAHVRYSFPKELYNQLLDCYGEKKSITLMSILNEKAPVFLRVNNNKISRNELYKTLISKGISVEKCVNSPYGLLLTKNQILKNIHEYKKGYFEIQDEASQIVSSKIPVHPGDKVLDYCAGSGGKTLAFSMLMENTGKIYLHDIRDQMLSQAKIRLRRAGIQNYILLNSNHILLKKLFGYMDVVIVDAPCTGTGALRRNPEMKYKFTNNKLYDYVKTQREIFENALLYLKKNGKIVYITCSILDAENVHQAKYFCQKHNLYLSEAPFHSLPQSKAMDGFFLATFERKE; from the exons atgaaTAGTACTAGATTACGTCATATTGAAAATgcattaaataattttaatttcatGTCCCCTTTGGACATTTATATGcgtttatattttaaaagtaataatataaagaataaagATAAACCGTATATTTCAGAACATGtctataatattataaaaaacaaaacactcttatcatatttatctTCACCCAGTTCATTGTATACAAATGTAATTAAGACGTATTTTTCTTCTGACAA GTGGAAATATGAAATGAACAACGAGAAAATACCTGCACATGTCAGGTACTCTTTTCCAAAAGAATTATACAACCAGCTATTAGATTGCTATGGTGAGAAGAAAAGCATCACATTAATGTCtattttaaatgaaaagGCTCCTGTTTTTTTACGCGtaaataacaataaaatatcGAGAAACGAATTATATAAGACTTTAATCAGTAAAGGAATATCAGTGGAAAAATGTGTTAATTCACCATATggattattattaacaaaaaatcaaatattaaaaaatattcatgaatataaaaaaggtTATTTCGAAATTCAAGATGAAGCTAGCCAAATTGTGAGTTCAAAAATACCTGTACATCCAGGTGATAAGGTGCTTGATTATTGTGCAGGGTCAGGTGGAAAAACATTAGCATTTTCAATGTTAATGGAAAATACaggaaaaatatatttacacGATATACGTGATCAAATGTTATCTCAAGCAAAAATACGATTACGAAGGGCTGGaatacaaaattatattttattaaattcaaatcatatattattaaaaaaattatttggTTATATGGATGTCGTAATCGTTGATGCTCCATGTACAGGTACTGGTGCTTTACGACGAAACCCAgaaatgaaatataaatttacaaataataaattatatgattatgTAAAAACACAAAGAGAAATTTTTGAAAATGCTTTGTTGTATCTTAAGAAAAATGGAAAAATTGTTTATATCACATGTAGTATATTGGATGCTGAGAATGTACATCAAgcaaaatatttttgtcagaaacataatttatatttatctgAGGCACCTTTTCATTCTTTACCTCAATCAAAGGCGATGGatggtttttttttagcAACATTTGAAAGAAAAgaatga
- a CDS encoding protein transport protein SEC13 translates to MNEIIVFDTYHGRSVNDCELDYYSKKLATCSSDNTVKIFDLSLSKEPVCIAELKDHSSAVWKVCWSHPKYGSLLASCSFDKNVIIYKEVNINKYEMIYINNEHMSSVNYIEWSPHEYGLHLGCASSDGTISILSYYMNKSSNEGYWNKYSMKAHLNGVACLSWEKPYNNMLLMNKNMNDNNMNNNNNNNTNNNSNNNNNDIMNSFKLVSGGFDNQVIIWMFDNNTKEFQKIFQMNDKPHKSSIKDVAWKPNLNNSTNIIASCSEEKIVILWIEDVTNNVWRNGQVIKMNHNIHKLSWSPNGTILAIACSDDNAYLYKENLEGIWVEVCNLSEENNVQEDNSMNMKNNEQDNHNDNLLNNDNNNNMNYIANANVSTNSYMNDNTNTSNSLINQNNNLSHQGPYQNKDTFNRSSQGNFGAYHNSTQQHSNVNSISSNMNNLQPGNTVSNNVVNGFANNNNTNQMNGPPGQMNGPPGQMNGPPSQMNVPPSQMNGPPSQMTVPPTPPAYLTMQNNKKNNTSNLTPTMNNIPPPTAPPLVVNNSTGAPGPYSASNFSAQPHGVAAPFGVPPAQQQVGGSVTNMSVSNVNNNKSTFAGPPPPLSSTSTTPIIPSVSSTNFPKASTSSVQQQVQGPFSNVNMSRPSYVMNPQMPPKFSQTNSNNNNNNNINNMNNMNNINNSGMMPPRPSQYSNNLNFNSLPSSVPPPAFSSSPQGMQNKNSIANNINNINNNSSSNNNSFSNFNSHMNQANMPPPNPSVMHPNKPVGTTYGAMGGGGYNAPHAPPMMNDSNVKPPNQQYGYSNYNMPPRQNTHMNN, encoded by the coding sequence ATGAACGAAATAATAGTGTTTGATACTTATCATGGAAGATCAGTTAATGATTGCGAATTAGATTATTACAGTAAGAAGTTAGCAACATGTTCAAGTGATAATActgtaaaaatatttgaCTTAAGTCTTTCTAAGGAACCTGTATGTATAGCTGAATTAAAAGACCATAGTTCAGCTGTATGGAAAGTATGTTGGTCTCATCCAAAATATGGAAGTTTATTGGCTAGTTGTTCATTTGATAAGAAtgtgataatatataaagaagtgaatataaataaatatgagatgatatatataaataatgagCATATGAGTAGTGTAAATTATATTGAATGGTCTCCACATGAATATGGTTTACATTTGGGTTGTGCAAGCTCTGATGGAACTATAAGTATTTTAtcttattatatgaataaaagTAGTAATGAAGGATATTGGAATAAATATAGTATGAAAGCACATCTGAATGGTGTTGCATGTTTAAGTTGGGAGAAGccttataataatatgttattaatgaataaaaatatgaatgataataatatgaataataataataataataatactaacaataatagtaacaataataataatgatataatgaattcttttaaattagTATCTGGTGGATTTGACAATCAAGTTATAATATGGATGtttgataataatacaaaagagtttcaaaaaatatttcaaatgAATGATAAACCACATAAATCGAGTATAAAAGATGTAGCATGGAAACCAAATTTGAATAATTCAACAAATATTATTGCATCATGTTCTGAAGAAAAAATTGTAATATTATGGATAGAAGATGTAACAAATAATGTATGGAGAAATGGGCAAGTAATTAAAATGAATcataatattcataaattAAGTTGGTCACCTAATGGAACTATATTAGCTATCGCTTGTTCAGATGATAATgcatatttatataaagaaaatcTTGAAGGAATATGGGTAGAAGTATGTAACTTAAgtgaagaaaataatgttCAAGAAGATAACTCTatgaatatgaaaaataatgaGCAAGATAATCATAATGATAATTTGCTTAACAATgataacaataataatatgaattatatagCAAATGCCAATGTATCTACTAATTCATATATGAATGATAATACAAATACATCTAATTCGttaataaatcaaaataataatttatctCATCAAGGACCATATCAAAATAAAGACACATTTAATAGATCTTCACAAGGAAATTTTGGAGCTTACCACAATTCAACACAACAACATTCAAATGTAAATTCTATTAGTAgtaatatgaataatttaCAACCAGGTAATACTGTGTCGAATAATGTAGTAAATGGTTTTgcaaataataataatacaaacCAAATGAACGGACCACCTGGTCAAATGAACGGACCACCTGGTCAAATGAACGGACCACCTAGCCAAATGAATGTACCACCTAGCCAAATGAATGGACCACCTAGCCAAATGACCGTACCGCCAACTCCACCTGCCTATTTAACAATgcaaaataataagaaaaataatacatcCAACCTTACGCCTACTATGAATAATATACCACCCCCCACAGCTCCCCCCTTAGTAGTTAATAATTCAACTGGTGCACCCGGTCCATATTCTGCATCAAACTTTTCAGCACAACCTCATGGTGTTGCGGCTCCTTTTGGAGTTCCACCAGCACAACAACAAGTAGGAGGAAGTGTTACAAATATGAGTGTATcaaatgtaaataataacaaatCTACTTTTGCAGGGCCTCCACCTCCATTATCTTCAACAAGTACAACTCCTATTATTCCATCAGTTAGTTCAACGAATTTTCCAAAGGCTTCTACATCATCAGTACAACAACAGGTTCAGGGTCCATTTTCAAATGTGAATATGTCAAGACCTAGTTATGTAATGAACCCACAAATGCCACCAAAATTTTCACAGACTAACAgtaacaataataataataataatataaataatatgaataatatgaataatataaataatagtGGGATGATGCCTCCACGACCATCACAATATTCgaataatttaaattttaattctttGCCATCATCGGTACCACCTCCTGCATTTTCTTCCTCCCCCCAAGGAATGCAGAATAAAAATAGCATAGcgaataatattaataatattaataataatagtagtagtaataataattctttttcaAATTTTAACTCACATATGAACCAGGCAAATATGCCCCCACCCAATCCTTCTGTTATGCATCCAAATAAACCCGTGGGCACAACTTATGGTGCGATGGGTGGTGGTGGATACAACGCCCCCCATGCACCACCTATGATGAACGATTCAAATGTGAAGCCCCCAAACCAGCAATATGGATACtcaaattataatatgCCACCACGACAAAATACGCATATGAACAATTGA
- a CDS encoding hypothetical protein (conserved Plasmodium protein, unknown function) has protein sequence MSQENCDMNINEETNEYNDENIKEYYNEFKKREHVYLACISSLEKEMCRIHLYLNEWRSMHTYEDEEKKSNTGSNSVNINSLRNILIDPCVNLEIKELRNKIYEITKICNIAEEKLQGCNFDAQSIAGQRLINKCKKLQEENYELGKTIEENNLQSLSIQITKLKQHIVFYKNELRVLKELNADIDEDNELLSQQLSEITKKYTLLSEEKMELQKNNEELNNYIKNLKLKYNESNIDIQKEYHKNSYSNININKKKRNHNSFSYQNDNQENNINYDNVIIKGVDNLNNEYNYKYYDHDNNSKHEYSSKYGTHSKYNKHHTNKYDKYDKYDKYNNIHDHHNNNFDQYNNGYDYNNKYEQQRYDDYRHNTDERYNNEHDSKTEPQSNINYDKDNNSCKKRHSIDSSRDRKYRKVDKQNYKDKKYEKYKSKDKDKDKDKHRKEKVRDKDRDRDRDKDRDKDRDRDRDKDRDKDKERNKEKDRHKKDKNKYKTKSKMKSKRGGNYDHEEDYDSSTYSDRKRKVKNYDDEEYEDLSRGGNKYDNTVTSKNDDMEEVTSEHDRYVYMH, from the exons ATGTCCCAAGAAAATTGtgatatgaatataaatgaggaaacaaatgaatataacgatgaaaatataaaagaatattataatgaattCAAG aaAAGGGAACATGTTTATCTAGCGTGCATTTCTTCACttgaaaaagaaatgtGTCGAATTCACTTGTATCTGAATGAATGGAGAAGCATGCATACTTATGAAGATGAAGAAAAGAAATCGAATACAGGAAGCAATAGTGTAAACATAAATTCTTTGAGgaatatattaattgaTCCATGTGTAAATTTAGAGATAAAAGaattaagaaataaaatttatgaaataactaaaatatgtaatatagCTGAAGAAAAACTTCAAGGATGTAATTTTGATGCTCAATCAATAGCTGGACAAAGATTAATAAATAAGTGTAAAAAATTACAAGAAGAAAATTATGAATTAGGAAAAACtatagaagaaaataatttacaaTCTTTAAGTATACAAATTACTAAATTAAAACAACATATAgttttttataaaaatgaattaagagttttaaaagaattaaatgCTGATATTGATGAAGATAATGAACTACTAAGTCAACAACTTTCTGAAATTactaaaaaatatactCTCTTAAGTGAAGAAAAAATGgaattacaaaaaaataatgaagaattaaataattatataaaaaatctCAAGTTAAAATATAACGAATCAAATATTGATATACAAAAAGaatatcataaaaatagctatagtaatataaacattaataagaaaaaaagaaatcaTAATAGTTTTTCTTATCAAAATGATAAtcaagaaaataatattaattatgataatgttattattaaagGTGTAGAcaatttaaataatgaatataattataaatattatgatcatgataataattcaaaacATGAATATAGTAGTAAATATGGCACAcattcaaaatataataaacatcatactaataaatatgataaatatgataaatatgataaatataataatatccatgatcatcataataataactttgatcaatataataatggctatgattataataataaatatgaacaaCAAAGATATGACGATTATAGACATAACACAGATGAAAGATATAACAATGAACACGATTCAAAAACAGAACCACAGTCAAACATTAATTATGATAAAGATAACAACAGTTGTAAAAAAAGACATTCAATCGATAGTAGCAGAGATAGGAAATATAGAAAGGTAGACaaacaaaattataaagaCAAAAAGTATGAAAAGTATAAGTCCAAAGATAAAGATAAAGATAAAGATAAGCatagaaaagaaaaagtaAGAGATAAGGATAGAGATAGGGATAGAGATAAGGATAGAGATAAGGATAGAGATAGGGATAGAGATAAGGATAGAGATAAGGACAAAGAAAGGAACAAAGAAAAAGATAGACAcaaaaaagataaaaataaatataaaacaaaatcAAAAATGAAAAGTAAAAGAGGAGGAAATTATGATCACGAAGAAGATTATGATAGTAGTACTTATTCTGatagaaaaagaaaagttaaaaattatgatgatgaagaatATGAAGATTTATCAAGAGGTggaaataaatatgataatacGGTTACATCTAAAAATGATGACATGGAAGAAGTAACAAGTGAACATGATAGGTATGTATATATGCATtaa
- a CDS encoding putative serine/threonine protein kinase RIO1, with product MEQYEKYEERKILSNDVQTSIIEGEKLTNKFRNRGLTRDKRATISSVLDNRTLIILRKLKENIYNDIYGVISAGKEAYVFNSLKYIKDEELISLKDIFIKHLKKIYKENVNVNNNINGNIIYNQMKNIHDQCNDVHNDMCQDFESDINDYEQSEDTHSYNNGEYNNGLYNKNKKKDEIGGDKDGVDTDGCDANGDDDNENDDNENDDIYNDSYNNNDDEKENGCKKEDTLLEEKKESNNTYNQTFDIIKEMNDIWLYDHNNKKKRISHIINILDERKEKKGIALATKVYNTSILVFKKRSQYIEGEFRFRNAYTKNTNPRKMVKQWAEKEFRNLRRILICGLRCPYPLVLRSNVIVMSMIGYIDNACPKMKDLNFDILKWKELYIECICILRLLFFNCKLVHADFSEYNLLYFCNHIYIIDVSQSMEHDHPYSLEFLKRDCLNITNFFKKKIGTIVQQTQQTNLYMQSNEENMENKLHVDINGVQKNNTTGHVEGNNITSYGVTSYSDPCDIVPCDIVPCDIVPCDIVPCDIVPCDDKTKNTCPQNDLSKLFNLPDSQFYECVGILPLKVLFDFIVSSSLPDDIVYFLENDKKKISLNPYEIIYLQIFSLIKNTTPIAKLNLKKIQKNRIYFEKLKRATCYYVTKFINEKKKKLEKYSKKNSQKYAHRDEVEEQVFLSSWIPSYLNEIKDIRTIEKDLKLLKKGKSIVNNFLSKHSDDKNKKDQQKKEKKEIYKKNEVHIDSPILCEEVNQMDVNKINDTLYIPNENIFEENIKQYDDEYKETHQEEIIIEQDKKEVNEIVSNSNTLLNIIQTNPCDDISKSKNSDTSIIDDESDSCEQSEDEENNSNVNEEEEEEVKFKGIIPDGITRKEWSKLVKEQNREKRKHKIPKYQKKKKKKKAHIKKKK from the coding sequence ATGGAACAgtatgaaaaatatgaagaaagaaaaattttaaGTAATGACGTTCAGACGTCTATAATTGAAGGAGAAAAACttacaaataaatttaGAAACAGAGGATTGACAAGAGATAAACGAGCAACTATAAGTTCTGTGTTAGATAATAGGActttaattattttaagaaaattaaaagaaaatatttataatgaCATATATGGTGTTATTAGTGCAGGTAAAGAAGCCTATGtatttaattctttaaaatatattaaagatgaggaattaatttctttgaaagatatatttattaaacacttgaaaaaaatatataaagaaaatgtaaatgtaaataataatatcaatggaaatataatttataatcaaatgaaaaatattcatGATCAGTGTAACGATGTTCATAATGATATGTGTCAAGATTTTGAAAGtgatataaatgattatGAACAAAGCGAAGATACCCATTCTTACAATAATGgtgaatataataatggattatataataaaaataaaaaaaaagatgaaatTGGAGGTGACAAAGATGGAGTTGACACAGATGGGTGTGATGCAAATGGagatgatgataatgaaaatgatgataatgaaaatgatgatatatataatgatagctataataataatgatgatgaaaaagaaaatggttgtaaaaaagaagatacgttattagaagaaaaaaaagaatcCAACAATACATATAATCAAACTTTTGATATAATTAAAGAAATGAATGATATATGGTTGTatgatcataataataaaaaaaagagaatatcacatataattaatatattagatgaaagaaaagaaaaaaaaggtaTAGCATTAGCAACAAAAGTATATAATACGTCTATTTTAGTTTTTAAGAAAAGATCTCAATATATTGAAGGAGAATTTAGATTTAGAAATGcatatacaaaaaatacGAATCCAAGAAAAATGGTTAAACAATGGGCAGAAAAAGAATTTAGAAATTTAAGAAGAATTTTAATATGTGGATTAAGATGTCCATATCCATTAGTATTAAGAAGTAATGTTATTGTAATGAGTATGATTGGTTATATAGATAATGCATGCCCTAAAATGAAAGATCtaaattttgatatattaaaatggaaagaattatatattgaatgtatatgtatattaagattattattttttaattgtaAATTAGTGCATGCAGATTTCTCAGAATATAATTTACTCTATTTTTgtaatcatatatatataatcgATGTTTCTCAATCAATGGAACATGACCATCCATATTCTTTGGAATTCTTAAAAAGGGATTGTTTAAATATTACTaacttttttaaaaaaaaaattggTACCATCGTGCAACAAACACAACAGACGAATTTGTATATGCAGAGTAATGAGGAGAATATGGAAAATAAGTTGCATGTGGATATTAACGGGGTgcaaaaaaataatacaacTGGTCATGTGGAAggtaataatattacaaGTTATGGTGTTACAAGTTATAGTGATCCATGTGATATTGTTCCATGTGATATTGTTCCATGTGATATTGTTCCATGTGATATTGTTCCATGTGATATTGTTCCGTGTGATgataaaacaaaaaatacATGCCCACAAAATGACTTGTCCAAATTATTCAATTTGCCAGATAGCCAATTTTACGAATGTGTCGGAATATTGCCATTAAAAgttttatttgattttatTGTTTCATCTTCATTACCTGATGatattgtatattttttagaaaatgataaaaagaaaatttctttaaacccttatgaaataatttacttacaaatatttagtttaataaaaaatacaacTCCTATAGCcaaattaaatttaaaaaaaatacaaaagaatagaatttattttgaaaaattaaagagAGCTACATGTTACTATGTAACCAAGTTTATcaatgagaaaaaaaaaaaattagaaaaatattCCAAAAAGAATTCACAAAAATATGCACATAGAGATGAAGTAGAAGAACAGGTGTTTTTGAGTTCATGGATCCCatcatatttaaatgaaataaaagatataagAACCATAGAAAAAGATTTAAaacttttaaaaaaaggaaaatcTATTGtcaataattttttatctaAGCACAGTGATgataaaaacaaaaaagaccaacaaaaaaaagaaaaaaaagaaatatacaaaaaaaatgaagtACATATTGATTCACCTATACTTTGTGAAGAAGTAAACCAAATGgatgtaaataaaataaacgatacattatatataccaaatgaaaatatttttgaagaaaatataaaacaatatgatgatgaatataaagaaacacaccaagaagaaataattattGAACAAGATAAGAAGGAAGTAAATGAAATTGTGTCTAATTCCAATACACTgttaaatattatacaaacAAATCCATGCGATGATATATCAAAGTCAAAAAATTCGGATACGTCAATTATTGATGATGAATCTGATTCATGTGAACAAAGTGAAGACGAAGAAAACAATTCTAATgtaaatgaagaagaagaagaagaagtAAAATTTAAGGGTATAATTCCAGATGGTATTACAAGAAAAGAATGGAGTAAATTAGtaaaagaacaaaatagagaaaaaagaaaacataaaataccaaaatatcaaaagaaaaaaaaaaaaaaaaaagctcacatcaaaaaaaaaaaataa